The Flavobacterium sp. HJ-32-4 genome contains a region encoding:
- a CDS encoding DUF2200 domain-containing protein, with translation MKTERIYRILFSSVYPLYVKKVTSKGRTQDELDDLILWLTGYDHEGLKRQIERQVDFETFFAEAPQLHPNAPKITGVICGYRIEEIEDPLIRKMRYLDKIIDELSKGKAIEKIKRS, from the coding sequence ATGAAAACCGAACGCATCTACCGAATCCTATTCTCCAGCGTCTATCCGCTTTACGTCAAGAAGGTGACGTCGAAGGGCCGCACACAAGACGAACTCGACGACCTCATCCTATGGCTGACCGGCTATGACCACGAAGGCCTCAAAAGGCAGATCGAACGCCAGGTCGATTTCGAGACGTTTTTCGCCGAAGCGCCTCAATTGCATCCCAATGCCCCCAAAATCACCGGTGTCATCTGTGGATATCGGATAGAGGAAATCGAAGATCCATTAATCCGTAAAATGCGCTACCTCGATAAGATCATCGACGAACTGTCCAAAGGCAAAGCAATAGAAAAGATAAAGCGCAGCTGA
- a CDS encoding carboxypeptidase-like regulatory domain-containing protein — translation MKSILLCILALLTSVTARSQFIINGKVSDEDGPVSGANIIIREGDVIRQFTTSATDGAFRIKVTTTASAYLEVSDLQHETIVISLADHPPQNGVVKLDIHLTKRVTQLQEIQVGPPPALRQAQDTLEYNPERFRDGSERVVEDLLAKLPGIKVEANGEIKYKGKSIKKMLLDGDDLFDTNYTTGSRNISADMIEKVQGIDHYEENSLLKGIRDSDEVALNLVLKKGKTDVSGNAALGYGWEDRYQGELSGLAVNRRIKGFGIASYNNIGVNNSPYEFNSEIISLDQLANRDTEAKDVISEGDFGSLLDPQFHRENRNFYTSLYALHKVLRRSSLKWSAGFYRDRLFRTATQDTRITLPNDVFSVDQADAIYKRPQLLDLSMQLVNKENDHFHWEYKGKVNVSEVAYNNQSNNNGTLQSGAVQSEKRNLRQQLATTYKISDTEALVSDASLSLSDHPQTLYTDPGTLVDTSSLLAASDQDSRFQKQVLALRASYFRNAGNYKWALHARHDDIRNRLTSTLRDTDGAVIGGEFRNDMTFNARSTSLTPKVAFSWRRYTFRTGLTLAYNDLRLLSPGSNDAAGTFCLMPQLTALFDLNNLSNLSFTYRYDQEIPSEDRQFTGTIQTDYRGFLSNLPSLRYLKAHTYQLGYSYNNLFEMTRFNVSLGHTFRPANFYYDHVIRQDISISRSFFANVPQRSYTLSTSAENYLHALRTTFQFDGSGTLGFLNNVVNGSEIRRIRNESVLLELSAKRTIGKKIFSETKTSYRTSSYTADGSPRLSMSTLTQRTKITFRHRNTFNSSIIANYICPSLDSGPTYLFLDTELNWTPLKNGPSYALTAKNLAGYSRFLTRNVSDYAVTESAHNLIGRYVMVKMTWGF, via the coding sequence ATGAAATCGATTCTGCTTTGTATTCTTGCCCTTCTCACGTCGGTAACCGCCCGGTCTCAGTTCATCATAAACGGGAAGGTTTCCGATGAAGACGGACCCGTTAGCGGTGCCAATATAATTATACGCGAGGGCGACGTCATCCGCCAGTTCACCACCTCTGCTACGGATGGAGCCTTTCGGATCAAGGTTACCACCACCGCATCCGCCTACCTCGAAGTTTCCGATCTACAGCACGAAACCATCGTCATTTCCCTCGCCGACCATCCGCCTCAAAACGGGGTCGTAAAGCTGGATATCCATTTAACCAAACGAGTGACGCAACTACAGGAGATACAGGTGGGTCCCCCTCCTGCATTGAGACAGGCGCAGGACACGCTAGAATACAACCCCGAACGCTTCCGGGATGGCAGCGAACGCGTCGTCGAAGACCTTCTGGCGAAATTACCCGGCATCAAGGTTGAAGCAAATGGCGAAATAAAATACAAAGGCAAAAGTATCAAGAAGATGCTGCTCGACGGCGACGACCTCTTCGACACCAACTACACTACCGGAAGCCGCAACATCAGTGCCGACATGATCGAAAAGGTACAGGGAATCGATCACTACGAAGAGAACAGCCTTCTGAAAGGCATCCGCGACTCCGACGAGGTTGCCCTAAATCTCGTACTGAAAAAAGGCAAAACTGACGTTTCGGGAAATGCTGCACTCGGCTACGGATGGGAAGACCGCTATCAGGGTGAACTGTCGGGCCTGGCAGTTAACCGTCGTATCAAAGGATTTGGGATCGCATCCTATAACAACATCGGCGTCAACAACAGTCCCTACGAGTTCAACTCCGAGATCATCTCGCTCGACCAACTGGCGAATCGCGATACGGAAGCAAAAGATGTTATCAGCGAAGGCGATTTCGGATCACTGCTCGATCCGCAATTCCACCGCGAAAACCGCAATTTCTACACCAGCCTGTACGCCCTTCACAAGGTCTTACGCCGTTCAAGCCTGAAATGGAGCGCCGGCTTCTACCGGGATCGTCTGTTCCGAACAGCCACGCAGGACACGCGAATCACCCTTCCAAACGACGTCTTTTCCGTCGATCAGGCCGATGCCATCTACAAACGCCCACAACTCCTTGATCTAAGTATGCAACTCGTCAATAAAGAAAATGACCACTTCCATTGGGAATACAAAGGGAAGGTCAACGTTTCAGAAGTGGCATACAACAACCAAAGCAACAACAATGGCACCTTGCAGTCGGGGGCCGTACAATCGGAAAAACGGAATCTGCGGCAGCAGCTGGCAACCACCTATAAAATCAGCGACACGGAAGCCTTGGTGTCAGACGCCTCCCTTAGTCTTTCCGACCATCCCCAAACGCTGTATACCGATCCGGGCACGCTGGTTGATACCTCCTCCCTACTGGCGGCCTCCGACCAGGACAGTCGTTTTCAGAAGCAGGTACTGGCGTTACGCGCCTCTTATTTCCGCAATGCCGGCAATTATAAATGGGCGTTGCACGCACGGCATGATGATATCCGGAACCGACTCACGTCAACACTGCGCGATACGGACGGTGCTGTGATAGGGGGAGAATTCCGGAACGACATGACGTTCAACGCGCGGTCTACGTCACTCACACCCAAGGTCGCCTTTAGCTGGAGACGCTACACCTTCCGAACCGGCCTCACCCTAGCGTATAACGACCTACGGCTCCTATCACCCGGTTCCAACGATGCGGCAGGGACCTTCTGCCTGATGCCGCAACTTACGGCCCTTTTTGACCTCAACAACCTAAGCAACCTGTCATTTACCTATCGCTATGACCAGGAGATCCCTTCTGAAGACCGCCAGTTTACAGGAACCATACAAACGGATTACCGCGGTTTCCTTTCCAACCTGCCGTCGCTGCGCTACCTCAAGGCACATACCTACCAATTGGGCTATAGCTATAACAACCTGTTTGAGATGACCCGGTTCAACGTGTCGCTTGGCCACACGTTTCGTCCGGCCAACTTTTACTATGACCACGTAATCCGGCAGGACATCAGCATCAGTCGGTCTTTTTTTGCCAATGTCCCACAGCGCAGTTATACGCTTTCGACGTCGGCTGAAAACTACCTACACGCGCTGCGCACTACCTTCCAGTTCGACGGGTCGGGAACGCTGGGTTTCCTGAATAATGTCGTAAACGGTTCCGAAATACGGCGCATCCGAAACGAGTCGGTTTTACTCGAACTAAGTGCGAAACGCACTATCGGCAAAAAGATCTTTAGCGAAACCAAAACCTCCTACCGCACCTCCTCCTACACCGCCGACGGATCGCCCCGGCTGTCCATGTCGACGTTGACCCAACGCACCAAAATTACGTTCAGGCACCGCAACACCTTCAATAGCAGCATAATTGCAAACTACATATGCCCCAGCCTTGACAGCGGCCCCACCTACCTCTTCCTCGATACCGAACTCAACTGGACGCCTCTTAAAAACGGCCCCTCCTACGCCCTAACTGCTAAAAACCTCGCCGGCTACAGCCGCTTCCTGACGCGGAACGTCTCCGACTACGCCGTCACCGAAAGCGCCCACAACCTGATTGGGCGATATGTGATGGTGAAGATGACGTGGGGGTTCTGA
- a CDS encoding DUF6438 domain-containing protein, whose protein sequence is MRSLRVLLFFGVFVCTMWGCKQRAEPAFVRATHRPGPVDSLASDKEVEAFVRKQDTLLRRFKLRPVSDYEKVDLFYDQEEVFRQVHRVKPPLFVRGDFDNNGYTDLVVSGDARYGCADTLSVCGFESILFLQSATDTEKRYLSGWFRDLLVVYPVQRDGHSLLDVFTMQTARTAQGSSTLTHTLLTVKEGYPVEYNPSPETHQIEKLVLTTDPCFGTCPMFTLTVQGDGRATFQADAYNFSDEPPKATRPVRPDEHPENNYNLYRSIYNEGTYKGTIRKADLEAVFSLLNYLDFPRLRDEYAVGATDLPGATLTITYDGGKVKRIFDYGKTGTYGLQALYKKLEALRYNQKWTPRPPENRKRR, encoded by the coding sequence ATGCGTTCGTTACGTGTGTTGCTTTTTTTTGGTGTGTTCGTGTGCACAATGTGGGGATGTAAACAGCGCGCTGAGCCCGCGTTTGTACGGGCCACACACCGTCCCGGACCTGTCGATAGCCTGGCCAGTGATAAGGAGGTGGAGGCGTTCGTGCGCAAACAGGACACCCTACTGCGGCGTTTTAAGCTTCGACCGGTATCCGATTATGAAAAAGTGGACTTATTCTATGACCAAGAGGAGGTGTTTCGGCAAGTGCATCGCGTGAAGCCCCCACTTTTTGTCAGGGGGGATTTCGACAACAATGGCTATACTGATTTGGTGGTTTCGGGTGATGCGCGCTACGGTTGTGCCGATACGCTGTCGGTTTGCGGTTTTGAATCGATTCTTTTCCTGCAATCAGCAACAGACACGGAAAAGCGCTACCTGAGCGGATGGTTTCGCGACCTGCTTGTCGTATATCCCGTGCAGCGCGACGGACACAGCCTGCTTGATGTGTTTACGATGCAAACGGCACGCACCGCGCAGGGTTCGAGCACGCTTACGCATACGTTATTGACCGTAAAAGAGGGGTATCCGGTTGAGTATAATCCAAGTCCGGAGACCCACCAGATTGAAAAACTCGTACTCACCACCGACCCTTGTTTCGGCACCTGTCCTATGTTCACGCTGACGGTGCAGGGCGATGGTCGGGCTACTTTCCAGGCGGATGCCTATAATTTCTCTGACGAGCCGCCTAAGGCCACCCGCCCGGTCCGGCCTGATGAACATCCCGAAAACAACTATAATCTGTATCGGAGCATCTACAACGAGGGTACCTATAAAGGAACTATCCGAAAGGCAGACCTCGAGGCCGTTTTCTCCCTTCTCAATTATCTAGATTTCCCGCGATTACGTGACGAATACGCTGTTGGGGCAACCGATCTGCCCGGGGCTACGCTGACCATTACCTACGATGGCGGTAAGGTGAAACGTATTTTCGATTACGGAAAGACCGGTACGTACGGACTCCAGGCGCTGTATAAAAAACTGGAAGCGCTTCGATATAACCAGAAGTGGACGCCGCGGCCGCCTGAGAATAGGAAACGGAGGTGA
- a CDS encoding YdeI/OmpD-associated family protein, giving the protein MGQHSYLLEKSDNGTHFIVLDSSLSEELLAAGHKRLIASIGAVSFHCALLPMKGRGHFVYVAAAVRKQLGLTAGNHIGIKFRPDNTPYQFDMPEEFREVLDTDSSAQEVFEGLTDGNKRGLIHLVTLVKSPDKRIERALKIAHQLKRGVTSPRLVLK; this is encoded by the coding sequence ATGGGCCAGCACTCCTACCTACTCGAAAAATCCGATAACGGTACCCATTTCATCGTGCTGGATTCGTCCCTGAGCGAGGAGTTGCTCGCCGCCGGGCACAAGCGACTGATCGCTTCCATCGGCGCCGTTTCTTTCCACTGTGCGCTCCTCCCGATGAAAGGCCGGGGCCATTTTGTGTATGTAGCGGCAGCCGTCCGGAAACAACTCGGCCTCACGGCCGGGAATCACATCGGAATAAAGTTCCGTCCCGACAACACCCCCTACCAATTCGACATGCCGGAGGAATTCCGGGAAGTGCTCGACACCGATTCGTCCGCACAAGAGGTGTTTGAAGGCCTGACCGACGGCAACAAACGCGGACTCATCCACCTCGTGACCCTCGTGAAATCACCTGATAAACGAATTGAACGGGCGCTGAAGATTGCCCACCAATTGAAACGAGGGGTGACGTCACCGCGGTTGGTGTTGAAGTAA
- a CDS encoding TIGR03643 family protein, which yields MKTFSEPEIDRIIEMAWEDRTPFDAIRLQFGLTQGEVEKLMRRELKESSFKRWRARVSSGTGVKHRAKADPDMLRFKCTRQRAISGNRISKR from the coding sequence GTGAAAACATTCTCCGAACCCGAAATCGACCGCATCATCGAAATGGCCTGGGAAGACCGCACGCCCTTCGATGCCATTCGCCTGCAGTTCGGCCTGACACAAGGGGAGGTCGAGAAACTCATGCGCCGCGAATTGAAGGAGAGCAGTTTCAAGCGTTGGCGCGCCCGGGTATCGTCGGGTACGGGCGTGAAACACCGCGCCAAGGCCGACCCGGATATGCTGCGGTTCAAATGCACCCGCCAGCGCGCTATCAGCGGCAACCGGATCTCGAAGCGGTAA
- a CDS encoding DinB family protein has protein sequence MTSDLAVARNHYLAQRLREVLLDGRWIANTNFRDQIEGLDWQVAIETIGPHNSIAALTFHINYYLAGLLSAFSTGRLDIRDTYSFDLPPITTEADWITVVTTFIDNAQRFADAVEKMPDTLFDQPFVDPRYGTYLRNIEGVIEHSYYHLGQVALIRKLISARTV, from the coding sequence ATGACGTCGGACCTGGCAGTTGCACGTAACCACTACCTCGCCCAACGCCTTCGGGAAGTGCTTCTTGATGGCCGTTGGATTGCCAATACCAATTTCCGTGACCAGATCGAAGGCTTAGACTGGCAGGTGGCGATTGAAACGATCGGGCCGCATAATTCAATCGCGGCTTTGACCTTTCATATCAATTATTACCTGGCCGGACTTCTTTCGGCCTTTTCAACGGGGAGGCTGGACATCCGGGATACCTACAGTTTCGACCTGCCGCCGATCACAACTGAAGCGGATTGGATAACGGTCGTTACCACTTTTATCGACAACGCACAACGCTTTGCAGATGCGGTTGAAAAGATGCCCGATACTCTTTTTGACCAACCGTTCGTCGATCCGCGCTATGGCACCTACCTGCGAAACATCGAGGGCGTCATTGAGCATAGTTACTACCATCTGGGGCAAGTCGCGCTAATTCGGAAGCTCATCTCAGCACGCACGGTTTAG
- a CDS encoding IS3 family transposase has product MKQDYPRCGIGMLCGLFGKTRHAYYDTLWRRETGLIEEDIILQEVQRLRKSLPRVGTRKLLHLLGPVLVSHQIRIGRDALFDLLQRHRLLVGQRRRKAITTDSRHWMRKYGNLIKDIVINRPEQVWVSDITYIRMSNQWGYLSLITDAYSRKIMGYSFRSDLQAEGCVQALQMALDNRAYNATITHHSDRGSQYCSALYVSLLQQNNIRISMTENGDPYENAIAERVNGIIKTEFNLHTSSLGFEQTGNQIAKSIKAYNELRPHASCNYLTPEEAHLNLKPLTKRWKNYHTQNKSKSQCIADLGL; this is encoded by the coding sequence ATGAAACAAGACTATCCGCGTTGCGGAATAGGAATGTTATGTGGGCTGTTTGGCAAAACCCGACACGCGTATTATGATACGCTCTGGCGCAGGGAAACGGGGCTTATAGAGGAAGATATCATCCTTCAGGAAGTGCAGAGGCTTCGCAAGTCATTGCCTCGTGTGGGCACCCGAAAACTCCTTCATCTGTTAGGTCCGGTGTTGGTATCACACCAAATTCGTATTGGCCGCGATGCCCTTTTCGATCTCTTACAGCGACATCGTTTATTGGTGGGCCAACGCAGGCGAAAAGCCATCACCACCGATTCACGCCACTGGATGCGTAAATATGGCAACCTGATAAAAGATATAGTGATAAACAGGCCCGAGCAGGTTTGGGTAAGCGATATTACTTACATCCGTATGTCTAACCAGTGGGGCTACCTGAGTCTGATTACCGATGCTTATTCAAGAAAAATCATGGGATACAGTTTTCGTAGTGACCTGCAGGCTGAAGGTTGTGTTCAAGCGCTGCAAATGGCACTGGACAATCGTGCCTACAACGCTACCATCACGCATCACTCTGACAGGGGATCTCAATATTGCTCAGCTCTATACGTCAGCCTACTACAACAAAACAACATCAGGATCAGTATGACAGAAAATGGCGACCCTTACGAGAATGCAATTGCAGAAAGGGTAAACGGCATCATCAAAACAGAGTTCAATCTGCACACCAGCTCTTTAGGTTTTGAACAAACCGGGAATCAAATAGCGAAAAGTATCAAGGCCTACAATGAACTACGTCCTCATGCGAGCTGTAACTACTTAACCCCGGAAGAGGCTCACCTTAATTTAAAACCGCTCACAAAGCGATGGAAAAACTATCACACACAAAACAAAAGTAAATCTCAATGTATAGCTGACCTAGGATTATGA
- a CDS encoding GLPGLI family protein has product MKNILALLFASLSGMLFAQDYQVVYQMEIVDVPTNYTTYLKTYLEGNGQESLYEEDFEGSRTQATQEGTQLSINENWIFYKDLKKRTCSYPDHIKFKSFDVIDTLPTIEWRIGEETKVIAGYKCQKAIGVHRGRTFEVFFTKDIPVSDGPWKLLGLPGMILEAQSDDAIAAFRIRAEKVTFANTKKKYNNPHSGKKAMSFEKFREIYRQKYEEFLYKIVTPDGETRPLSKGFREYLVE; this is encoded by the coding sequence ATGAAAAACATACTAGCTTTACTTTTTGCCTCTCTGTCGGGCATGCTGTTCGCCCAGGATTATCAAGTCGTCTACCAAATGGAGATCGTAGACGTGCCAACCAACTACACCACCTATCTCAAAACCTATCTTGAAGGCAATGGCCAGGAGTCGCTATATGAGGAAGACTTCGAGGGCAGCCGTACGCAAGCCACGCAGGAAGGCACGCAACTATCCATTAACGAGAACTGGATATTCTACAAGGACCTAAAAAAGCGTACCTGCTCATACCCCGATCATATCAAATTCAAAAGTTTTGACGTAATCGACACACTTCCTACCATCGAATGGCGTATCGGAGAGGAAACCAAAGTAATCGCAGGATACAAGTGCCAGAAAGCAATCGGTGTACACCGGGGCCGTACGTTCGAGGTTTTTTTCACTAAAGACATCCCCGTTTCCGATGGCCCCTGGAAGTTACTTGGCCTGCCTGGCATGATACTGGAAGCCCAGTCCGATGATGCCATTGCCGCTTTTCGCATCAGGGCCGAGAAAGTCACATTCGCGAACACCAAAAAGAAATACAACAACCCGCACAGCGGCAAAAAAGCGATGAGTTTCGAAAAGTTCCGGGAGATTTACCGCCAGAAGTACGAAGAATTCCTCTACAAAATCGTTACACCCGACGGCGAAACCCGGCCGCTTTCCAAAGGATTCCGCGAGTATCTTGTTGAATGA
- a CDS encoding iron chaperone, protein MKATSVEAYIERFSGEVRQRLEQMRRVIRETAPDAEEKISYGMPAYFDAGALVYFAAFAHHTGFYATPTGHEAFKEALSSYKQGKGSVQFPHDRPLPIELIEAIVRYRLSENRNRTKSNFRK, encoded by the coding sequence ATGAAGGCCACTTCGGTAGAGGCGTATATAGAACGTTTTTCGGGTGAGGTACGGCAGCGGCTTGAACAGATGCGACGCGTAATACGGGAAACAGCCCCCGATGCAGAGGAAAAGATCAGTTACGGGATGCCCGCTTATTTCGATGCCGGGGCACTGGTTTATTTCGCTGCTTTTGCCCACCACACGGGATTTTATGCTACCCCCACGGGCCATGAGGCGTTCAAAGAGGCATTGTCTTCCTACAAACAGGGAAAAGGATCGGTGCAGTTCCCGCATGACCGGCCGCTGCCTATTGAATTGATCGAAGCCATCGTCCGCTACCGTTTGTCGGAGAATCGGAACCGAACAAAGAGTAATTTTCGGAAATGA
- a CDS encoding helix-turn-helix domain-containing protein has translation MVERALEAIRLQRLVKQYSQEYVAMRLNVSQSYYARLESGKAPLSLPQFFTLTDILEIDRVAFFAALG, from the coding sequence ATGGTTGAGCGGGCATTGGAAGCCATCAGGCTGCAACGTTTAGTGAAACAGTATTCACAGGAATATGTAGCGATGAGGTTGAATGTATCACAGAGCTACTACGCCAGATTAGAGTCGGGTAAGGCACCGCTCTCCCTCCCACAATTTTTTACGCTAACCGATATATTGGAAATCGACCGCGTCGCTTTTTTTGCGGCGTTGGGGTGA
- a CDS encoding alpha/beta hydrolase: MHYPNMKYLIALLISCCGLAQDLPQVVSGRIERIENFPSKYVTSRTIDVWLPEGYSTAKHYDVLYMHDGQMLFDPTKSWNKQAWDVDDVASALMAKGTVRPFIVVGVWNGGVTRHPDYFPQKPFESLTPVARDTVTAQLRKAGRTEAAFQPQSDNYLKFLVTEVKPYIDQTYSVNPDQAHTFIAGSSMGGLISMYALCEYPDVFGGAACLSTHWPGTFAAENNPMPDAFISYLSSHLPDPKTHRLYFDCGDQTLDAMYPPIQKKVDALLARKGYTGGKGLSRFFPGDDHSEKAWKARLDVPLVFLLGRP; encoded by the coding sequence ATGCACTACCCGAACATGAAATACCTTATCGCCTTGCTGATCAGTTGCTGTGGTCTGGCACAAGACCTGCCGCAGGTCGTCAGTGGCCGTATCGAACGCATCGAAAACTTCCCTTCTAAATACGTCACATCCCGAACGATTGACGTGTGGCTTCCGGAAGGATATTCCACAGCCAAGCACTACGACGTGTTGTATATGCACGATGGCCAGATGCTGTTCGACCCCACAAAATCATGGAACAAGCAGGCCTGGGACGTAGACGATGTCGCATCGGCGTTGATGGCGAAAGGAACCGTCCGCCCCTTCATCGTGGTCGGCGTTTGGAACGGCGGCGTCACCCGTCATCCGGACTATTTCCCTCAAAAACCCTTTGAATCGCTGACACCGGTAGCACGCGACACCGTCACGGCGCAACTGCGAAAAGCCGGACGCACCGAAGCCGCGTTCCAACCGCAATCTGACAATTACCTGAAATTCCTGGTAACCGAGGTGAAACCGTATATCGACCAGACCTATAGCGTCAACCCAGACCAGGCGCACACCTTTATCGCCGGCAGCAGCATGGGCGGTTTGATTTCGATGTATGCCCTCTGCGAATACCCCGATGTGTTCGGCGGCGCGGCTTGCCTGTCGACGCACTGGCCCGGTACGTTTGCAGCCGAGAACAACCCCATGCCGGATGCGTTCATTTCCTATTTGTCGTCGCACCTTCCCGACCCGAAAACCCACCGGCTGTATTTTGACTGTGGCGACCAGACTCTCGACGCCATGTATCCGCCTATCCAGAAAAAAGTAGACGCCTTGCTGGCACGGAAAGGCTATACCGGAGGAAAAGGGCTGAGCCGTTTCTTCCCGGGTGACGACCACAGCGAAAAGGCCTGGAAAGCGCGACTGGACGTACCATTGGTGTTTTTATTGGGGAGGCCATGA
- a CDS encoding transposase — protein MEQEGKLANCQHEGKQSHFDPRLIAKIVSEVEAGLPRKEANRIYGLGKSTLCIWMRKYGSSHYHEKIKRRSYTKLQKRTIVSAVEQGRMSISEACSAYGIKDAKLIRAWLLKYREEKVDICTVIPSVMSKKPALKDAAEVESLRKALQEAEMKIKALNTLIDVAEEQLKIDIRKKPGARQSSK, from the coding sequence ATGGAACAAGAAGGAAAATTGGCTAATTGCCAGCACGAGGGAAAACAAAGTCATTTTGATCCTCGATTAATTGCAAAGATTGTAAGTGAGGTTGAGGCGGGTTTGCCTCGCAAGGAGGCCAACCGGATTTATGGCCTTGGAAAAAGTACTTTGTGCATTTGGATGCGCAAATATGGTTCGAGTCACTATCACGAGAAGATAAAGCGCCGGAGCTATACAAAATTGCAAAAGCGCACCATTGTCAGCGCTGTAGAACAGGGTAGGATGAGTATCAGTGAAGCGTGTAGCGCTTATGGTATAAAAGACGCGAAGTTGATTCGTGCCTGGCTTTTGAAATACAGGGAAGAAAAAGTGGATATTTGTACTGTAATCCCATCGGTCATGTCCAAGAAGCCCGCCCTGAAGGATGCTGCAGAAGTCGAATCGCTCCGCAAGGCGCTGCAGGAAGCTGAGATGAAGATTAAGGCATTGAACACCCTTATCGATGTTGCCGAAGAACAGCTTAAAATTGATATCAGAAAAAAGCCTGGTGCCAGGCAGTCCTCAAAATGA
- a CDS encoding DUF6660 family protein → MKGLLLLFAFYLFALAVVPCHDAGECSEVRKEIAAHDHEGEEEQCPPFCVCACCGTVMATPQAPVWYTAGTVTPEYPDHTYGYVSPAPDTPSTGIWQPPRMA, encoded by the coding sequence ATGAAAGGCCTTCTCCTTCTTTTCGCTTTTTACCTCTTCGCGCTGGCAGTTGTGCCGTGTCACGATGCAGGCGAGTGTTCAGAGGTGCGGAAGGAAATCGCGGCGCACGACCACGAGGGAGAAGAAGAACAATGCCCTCCGTTCTGTGTTTGCGCCTGCTGCGGTACGGTAATGGCCACGCCGCAAGCTCCCGTTTGGTACACAGCGGGAACAGTCACGCCTGAGTATCCCGACCACACGTATGGTTACGTTTCACCGGCTCCTGACACCCCGTCAACCGGCATCTGGCAACCGCCCAGGATGGCGTAA
- a CDS encoding outer membrane protein encodes MKKITLLLLLCAASLSAQKKWSIEAHYTLPTGNNVYGDNYTGLVDAGFKWAFVSVPVVRVGLSVNASLMYDKQLNDTQDYLTYAIPVQPRAFAEFSLEPAIKLHPSIGIGYTTVLFNSSGTLDGEAIADADPQYGVNANVGLAYDIIAGLFVQIQYDYVKLTGNVPVKDSYNQNLTSLRAGVGFRF; translated from the coding sequence ATGAAAAAAATTACTCTTTTATTATTACTGTGTGCGGCGTCACTTTCGGCGCAGAAGAAATGGAGCATTGAGGCGCATTATACCCTTCCTACGGGCAACAACGTATATGGCGATAATTACACCGGACTGGTAGATGCCGGATTCAAATGGGCCTTTGTAAGTGTACCAGTGGTGCGTGTGGGCCTTTCCGTCAACGCCAGCCTGATGTACGACAAACAGCTTAATGACACCCAGGACTACCTCACCTACGCGATTCCGGTGCAGCCACGTGCATTTGCCGAGTTCAGCCTCGAACCTGCTATTAAACTACATCCTTCGATAGGCATCGGATACACGACCGTACTTTTCAATTCATCGGGTACCCTTGACGGGGAAGCGATCGCCGATGCCGATCCGCAATACGGTGTTAACGCCAATGTGGGCCTGGCCTATGACATCATCGCCGGACTTTTCGTGCAAATACAATACGACTACGTAAAACTCACGGGCAATGTGCCTGTGAAAGATTCTTACAACCAAAACCTGACCAGCCTGCGAGCCGGAGTAGGGTTTCGGTTTTAA